One window from the genome of bacterium encodes:
- a CDS encoding transposase produces the protein MDNAQSLCHSVWDCKYHVVWIPKYRRKVLFGRIRKHLGEVIRGLARQKGTRLFCVNGRARRRS, from the coding sequence GTCTATGTCATTCGGTATGGGACTGCAAGTATCACGTTGTCTGGATACCGAAGTATCGCAGGAAGGTTCTTTTCGGCAGGATACGTAAGCACCTTGGTGAAGTAATCCGGGGATTGGCACGACAGAAGGGCACGCGGCTATTTTGTGTCAACGGTAGGGCGCGACGAAGAAGTG